One Succinispira mobilis DSM 6222 genomic window carries:
- the hisB gene encoding imidazoleglycerol-phosphate dehydratase HisB, giving the protein MRKINLTRNTLETQITLELNLDECKTSVITTGIGFFDHMLTLFARHSGCTLNLTCVGDLQVDSHHTVEDCGILLGQALGELLQDKRGLNRYGDAFVPMDESLAHSAIDLSGRSFLVFNAPLPKTTIGNFEVEMVEEFFRALAYNAQLTLHIRLIHGSNIHHILEAIFKATARALKQAVFCSPNSTEILSTKGVL; this is encoded by the coding sequence ATGCGTAAAATAAACTTAACTCGCAACACCTTAGAAACCCAAATAACTTTAGAGCTAAATTTGGATGAATGCAAAACTAGTGTAATCACTACTGGTATTGGCTTTTTCGATCATATGCTTACACTTTTTGCCCGCCACAGTGGTTGCACTTTAAATTTAACTTGCGTCGGGGATTTGCAAGTTGATTCGCATCACACCGTAGAAGATTGTGGCATCTTATTGGGTCAAGCCCTGGGCGAACTGCTTCAAGACAAGCGTGGACTCAACCGCTATGGTGATGCGTTTGTTCCCATGGACGAAAGTCTGGCTCATAGCGCAATTGACCTAAGTGGTCGCAGTTTTCTCGTTTTTAATGCGCCTTTACCCAAAACTACTATTGGTAATTTTGAAGTAGAAATGGTGGAAGAATTTTTTCGTGCTTTAGCTTATAATGCACAGTTAACTCTGCATATACGCCTAATTCACGGCTCTAATATTCATCATATCTTAGAAGCAATTTTCAAAGCAACCGCTCGTGCTCTAAAGCAAGCAGTATTTTGCTCCCCTAACAGTACTGAGATCTTAAGCACTAAAGGAGTTTTATAA
- the hisH gene encoding imidazole glycerol phosphate synthase subunit HisH, which translates to MNNNITIIDYGMGNLHSVAKALEKVGGNVTISSNKNDIVQADKLVLPGVGSFGDCMLNLQKYDLIETIKNSLASEKPFLGICLGMQLLFESSEESPQVKGLGVFKGKVVKIIAPKLKVPHIGWNNLKLAKPSPILANSENDYVYFVHSYYVVPRDTKLITSFVEYGGKITASIGKNHIQAVQFHPEKSSVAGLKILKNFVNL; encoded by the coding sequence ATGAACAATAACATTACCATTATCGATTATGGCATGGGAAATTTACATAGTGTTGCTAAAGCGCTCGAAAAAGTCGGCGGCAATGTTACCATCTCGAGTAATAAAAATGATATTGTTCAAGCTGACAAGCTCGTGCTTCCTGGCGTAGGTAGCTTTGGCGATTGTATGCTCAACTTACAAAAGTACGACTTAATCGAAACAATAAAAAATTCCCTTGCCAGCGAGAAACCTTTTTTAGGTATTTGTCTGGGCATGCAACTGCTTTTCGAAAGCAGCGAAGAGTCACCTCAAGTAAAAGGGTTAGGTGTTTTCAAGGGGAAAGTTGTCAAGATTATAGCACCTAAATTAAAAGTACCACATATTGGTTGGAACAATTTAAAACTTGCCAAGCCAAGTCCAATTTTAGCTAATAGCGAAAATGACTATGTTTATTTTGTCCATAGTTATTATGTCGTTCCAAGAGATACAAAATTAATCACTAGTTTTGTCGAGTATGGTGGCAAAATAACGGCTAGTATTGGTAAAAACCATATTCAGGCAGTCCAGTTTCATCCAGAAAAATCTAGCGTAGCTGGACTTAAAATACTCAAAAACTTTGTCAATCTTTAA
- the hisA gene encoding 1-(5-phosphoribosyl)-5-[(5-phosphoribosylamino)methylideneamino]imidazole-4-carboxamide isomerase, whose translation MIIFPAIDILAGKCVRLTQGDFKQQTTFSDNPAAIAVKWQQCGAEYLHLVDLDGALAGESRNLSTIKTILDTITIPAQLGGGIRDLKTIDKLLQLGLSRVILGSIAVKDPALVKEAVKEFGNKIVVGIDAKEGFVAVEGWGKTSSLSSIELGQRMFEVGVSQTIFTDISRDGKLSGVNIAATCELAVKTKLKVIASGGVSGLGDIKELKQQASCGIEGVIVGKAIYTGNLDLTTAIAYCKE comes from the coding sequence ATGATAATTTTTCCTGCAATAGATATCTTGGCAGGCAAATGTGTGCGTCTTACCCAAGGTGATTTCAAGCAACAAACTACTTTTTCTGATAATCCTGCTGCCATTGCTGTTAAATGGCAACAATGTGGTGCGGAATACTTGCATTTAGTCGACTTAGATGGCGCTTTAGCTGGCGAAAGTCGCAATTTATCTACTATAAAAACCATTTTAGACACTATCACCATTCCCGCCCAACTTGGTGGGGGAATTCGCGATCTTAAAACAATTGACAAGCTTTTACAATTAGGCTTAAGTCGTGTTATTTTGGGCTCTATTGCTGTAAAAGACCCCGCCTTAGTTAAAGAGGCTGTCAAAGAATTCGGTAATAAAATTGTGGTGGGCATTGATGCCAAAGAAGGTTTTGTAGCTGTAGAAGGCTGGGGAAAAACAAGTTCACTCAGCAGCATTGAACTTGGGCAACGGATGTTTGAAGTCGGTGTCAGCCAAACAATTTTTACAGATATTAGTCGCGATGGCAAATTAAGTGGCGTAAATATCGCCGCCACCTGTGAATTAGCTGTGAAAACCAAGTTAAAAGTAATTGCTTCCGGTGGTGTTAGTGGTTTAGGGGACATCAAAGAACTAAAGCAACAAGCAAGTTGTGGCATTGAAGGTGTTATAGTCGGTAAAGCAATTTACACTGGCAATCTTGACTTAACTACCGCAATAGCATATTGTAAGGAGTGA
- the hisF gene encoding imidazole glycerol phosphate synthase subunit HisF, which yields MHTKRIIPCLDVKAGRVVKGTNFVDLRDAGCPIELAQKYDEQLADELVFLDITASHEQRQTMLDVIKNTAGQVFMPLTVGGGLTSLEDIRAALKAGADKISLNSAAIKNPDLIKDGARSFGSQCIVVAVDAKQVAANKWEVFINGGRINTGLDVVTWVQKAVLFGAGEILLTSMDKDGTGSGYDLELTRIISESIDVPVIASGGAGDLEDFYNVLNYAKADAVLAASVFHYGKFSIPQVKQYLKSKGLEVRL from the coding sequence ATGCATACTAAGAGAATTATTCCTTGCTTAGATGTTAAAGCGGGGCGAGTTGTTAAAGGCACAAATTTCGTAGATTTACGTGATGCTGGTTGTCCAATTGAGTTAGCCCAAAAATATGATGAGCAATTAGCCGATGAACTGGTTTTTCTAGATATCACCGCTTCACATGAGCAACGCCAAACTATGTTAGATGTTATTAAAAACACTGCCGGACAAGTATTTATGCCTTTAACTGTGGGCGGAGGTTTAACAAGTTTGGAAGATATTCGTGCCGCTTTAAAAGCCGGTGCTGATAAAATTTCTTTAAACAGTGCCGCTATTAAAAATCCTGATTTAATTAAAGATGGTGCTAGAAGTTTTGGTTCGCAATGTATTGTTGTGGCCGTGGATGCCAAACAAGTTGCTGCTAATAAATGGGAAGTTTTTATAAATGGTGGTAGAATAAATACTGGGCTAGATGTTGTAACTTGGGTGCAAAAAGCAGTTCTCTTTGGCGCCGGCGAAATTTTATTAACTAGTATGGATAAAGATGGTACTGGCAGTGGCTACGACTTGGAACTTACCCGTATTATTTCCGAAAGCATTGATGTTCCCGTAATAGCTTCTGGTGGCGCTGGAGATTTAGAAGATTTTTACAATGTTTTAAACTATGCCAAAGCGGATGCAGTTTTGGCTGCTTCTGTATTTCATTACGGAAAATTTTCCATCCCTCAAGTTAAACAATATCTTAAAAGTAAAGGTTTGGAGGTTCGATTATAA
- the hisIE gene encoding bifunctional phosphoribosyl-AMP cyclohydrolase/phosphoribosyl-ATP diphosphatase HisIE: MLNLETLKYDAQGLVPAIIQDAFTKKVLMLAYMNKQSLEISIQTGFTCFYSRSRQELWKKGETSSHVQEIQSISYDCDLDTLLILVKQTGVACHTGEYSCFHNTLFSRDLANNLPSLSPKENLPEFLNDLYKTILARRESDDETSYTKYLFVKGQDKILKKVGEEAAETIIASKNDDNKEVIYEMSDLWYHCLVLLAYHNITPEELLNELASRRK; encoded by the coding sequence ATGTTAAATTTAGAAACGCTTAAATATGATGCACAAGGTCTAGTGCCAGCAATTATTCAAGATGCTTTTACCAAAAAAGTACTAATGTTGGCCTATATGAACAAACAATCTTTAGAAATTAGTATCCAAACTGGTTTCACCTGTTTTTATAGTCGCAGTCGCCAAGAACTTTGGAAAAAAGGTGAAACCAGTTCACATGTTCAAGAAATTCAAAGTATTAGCTATGATTGTGATTTAGATACTTTGTTAATTCTCGTAAAACAAACTGGAGTCGCTTGCCACACGGGAGAATATAGTTGCTTTCACAATACCCTTTTCAGTCGCGATTTAGCTAATAATTTACCTAGCCTTAGTCCAAAAGAAAATCTGCCTGAATTTCTTAATGATTTATATAAAACTATTTTGGCGCGGCGCGAAAGCGATGATGAAACTTCTTACACTAAATATTTATTTGTTAAAGGTCAAGATAAGATTTTGAAAAAAGTTGGGGAAGAAGCTGCGGAAACTATTATCGCCTCCAAAAATGATGACAACAAAGAAGTAATTTATGAAATGTCCGATTTGTGGTATCATTGTTTAGTACTGCTAGCATATCACAATATTACACCTGAAGAATTGCTTAACGAACTTGCTAGCAGAAGAAAATAA
- a CDS encoding putative manganese-dependent inorganic diphosphatase, translated as MQKPVLIIGHKNPDTDSICAAIGYAHLKQALGINALPARAGKLNPETKFVLEYFNIPAPKLVVDLYPRVQDLPLKTGITAHPWFSLRDIGKLFIEHKLKSLPVIDNNNNLLGMITVSDLANRYYEELAIQDLNTAQVDYASVARTLDAEFCAGIESAKLIVAGKVKIGAASTETLVSTIAEQDLVIIGDRLEAQLYSLRAGVSGIILTGGAKPDDIIIQEAQKRNAVVLSTPHDTYSTARLINQSIPVGKIMKTDLVCFHPHDLLEDIKQKMLATGFRSYPIVENDKFISLIDRSKFISPERQEVILVDHNERSQAVEGIEEAHILEIVDHHRLGGLTTGDPLFIRLDTVGSTSTIVANMTWHRDIPMPKEIAGILLAAIISDTMYFKSPTCTPIDIETADKLQALAEINNLQEFAMQVLQSGSVINSLSAQEIVKNDIKEFVFAEYKVAISQINLMDGQQALAKKSELIAALQELQQQKDYDLVLLMATDILDESTNLFFAGNERYLLDNIFGECLGNEYYHLPKVMSRKKQIIPALSEALR; from the coding sequence ATGCAAAAACCCGTCCTAATCATCGGTCATAAAAATCCTGATACTGACTCTATCTGTGCTGCTATTGGCTATGCGCATCTAAAACAGGCTTTGGGAATAAATGCCTTACCAGCCCGTGCTGGGAAATTAAATCCAGAGACGAAATTTGTCTTAGAATATTTTAACATCCCCGCTCCAAAACTAGTTGTAGATCTCTATCCCCGTGTGCAAGATCTGCCTCTTAAAACTGGAATTACCGCGCATCCTTGGTTTAGTTTACGTGATATAGGTAAGTTATTTATTGAACATAAATTGAAGTCGTTACCCGTAATAGACAATAACAACAATCTTTTGGGAATGATTACGGTAAGTGATTTGGCTAATCGCTATTATGAAGAATTAGCCATTCAAGATTTAAATACTGCCCAAGTTGATTACGCCAGTGTGGCTCGTACTTTAGATGCTGAATTTTGTGCTGGCATCGAATCTGCAAAGCTTATTGTTGCCGGAAAGGTTAAGATTGGCGCAGCTAGTACTGAAACTTTAGTGTCTACAATTGCTGAGCAAGATTTAGTTATTATTGGTGATCGTCTTGAAGCACAGCTTTATTCTTTGCGCGCTGGTGTTTCTGGCATTATTTTAACTGGTGGTGCCAAACCCGATGATATTATTATTCAAGAAGCGCAAAAGCGCAATGCTGTTGTTTTGTCGACACCTCATGATACTTATAGCACAGCCCGTTTAATTAACCAAAGTATTCCGGTTGGTAAAATCATGAAAACTGATTTGGTTTGTTTTCATCCTCATGATCTATTAGAAGACATTAAACAAAAAATGCTCGCCACAGGCTTTCGGAGTTATCCAATCGTAGAAAATGATAAATTTATCAGCTTAATTGATCGCAGTAAATTTATTTCACCAGAACGCCAAGAAGTTATTTTGGTCGATCACAATGAACGCAGTCAAGCCGTAGAAGGCATCGAAGAAGCCCATATTTTGGAAATTGTTGATCATCATCGGTTAGGTGGCTTAACTACAGGGGACCCCTTATTTATCCGCCTAGATACAGTTGGTTCAACTTCTACAATTGTTGCCAATATGACTTGGCATCGTGATATCCCTATGCCAAAAGAAATAGCAGGAATTCTTTTGGCGGCAATCATCTCAGATACGATGTATTTTAAATCGCCTACCTGTACACCAATAGACATCGAAACTGCCGATAAACTCCAAGCGCTGGCAGAGATTAATAATTTACAAGAATTTGCCATGCAAGTATTACAAAGTGGTTCTGTAATTAATAGCCTCAGTGCCCAAGAAATTGTAAAAAATGATATTAAAGAGTTTGTTTTTGCAGAATATAAAGTCGCAATTAGCCAAATAAACCTAATGGATGGACAACAAGCTTTGGCAAAAAAATCCGAACTAATTGCTGCTTTACAAGAATTGCAACAGCAAAAAGACTATGATTTAGTCTTATTAATGGCCACTGATATCCTTGATGAAAGTACTAATCTCTTCTTTGCTGGTAACGAACGTTATTTATTAGATAATATTTTTGGTGAATGCTTAGGCAATGAATATTATCACCTACCAAAAGTAATGTCGCGTAAAAAACAAATAATTCCGGCTTTATCAGAGGCCTTGCGCTAA
- the trpA gene encoding tryptophan synthase subunit alpha, translated as MNKIDEKFLDLQKKSEKALITFITAGYPDLETTKNLILEMQAKGADLIELGVPFSDPIAEGEVIQAASFSAIQNGVTLGKIFELLKDIKTLVKVPLLLMLYANSIFAFGQEKFFKLCQETGVAGVIVPDLPYEEKKEFQTDLDKYGLYAISLVAPTSGARIANIVPDSKGFLYCVSSKGVTGIRENIETDFGEFFKEINKYAEIPRIIGFGIARPEQVRSLKEHCDGVIVGSAIVKLIQERQQEAVKEVGELVASLKQALLD; from the coding sequence ATGAATAAAATAGATGAAAAATTTTTGGATCTGCAAAAAAAGTCGGAAAAAGCGTTGATTACTTTTATAACCGCAGGTTATCCTGACTTAGAAACTACTAAAAATTTGATATTGGAAATGCAAGCTAAGGGAGCGGATTTGATTGAATTAGGGGTTCCTTTTTCTGACCCCATAGCTGAAGGGGAGGTTATTCAAGCAGCAAGTTTTAGTGCCATTCAAAATGGTGTAACTTTAGGCAAAATTTTTGAATTATTAAAGGACATAAAAACCTTGGTAAAGGTACCGTTGCTGTTGATGTTATATGCCAATAGTATTTTTGCTTTTGGACAAGAAAAGTTTTTCAAATTATGTCAAGAAACTGGTGTTGCGGGTGTAATAGTGCCAGATTTACCTTATGAGGAAAAAAAAGAATTTCAAACTGATTTAGATAAATATGGACTTTATGCGATAAGCTTAGTTGCCCCTACTTCAGGAGCGAGAATTGCGAACATAGTTCCTGACAGTAAAGGATTTTTGTATTGCGTTTCTTCTAAAGGGGTTACAGGAATAAGGGAAAACATTGAAACTGATTTTGGCGAATTTTTTAAAGAAATAAATAAATATGCTGAAATTCCTCGCATTATCGGTTTTGGAATTGCCCGTCCCGAGCAGGTAAGAAGTTTAAAAGAACATTGCGATGGTGTTATTGTTGGTAGTGCTATTGTTAAATTAATTCAAGAACGACAACAGGAGGCTGTTAAAGAAGTTGGTGAGTTGGTAGCAAGTTTAAAACAAGCACTACTTGACTAA